Genomic DNA from Macadamia integrifolia cultivar HAES 741 chromosome 6, SCU_Mint_v3, whole genome shotgun sequence:
GCAGAAACCCTAATTGTGCTACATTGTtgcaccccctccccccccccccccccccccaacaaccTCCACCACCATTTCATATGTTAGGGACACCGGATGCTCCTTACACACAGCCCACActatggtttcaaaaatcggaATAGGATTGGTTGAATTCGGCTGTGACTGATCCAACCAATTCTGGTATATTCCCTCGATTCTGCCTCTTAAAACCTTGGGACACAATCATTCTTACCCGACCTCGGAAAAGCATGTgatgaaaatggaaaatccAATTCAATCAAACCATTACTTTATCATGGGATCTTCCCCAAGGAGCCCCCCAAAGTCGAGCCATTTAGTTTGATGGACACTCATTGAGCCACAGCCGTTCTTACACAGCCTCCTGAAcgcattttaatttttcttcagTCTTTCAACAGTGGGTTTAGTAGGAGCAATTTATAGAGATTGGGAATTAAAACCACCGACTCTTTCTTATATTTTTGTATCAATAGAACCCATTTCATATGAAAACCCCTCCAATCTGTCTTGAGATGGTATCTAAAACACACTTCCATTATCTTCACAGAATGTAAATGTTCAGATGAGAATCTTTGGAATTTTTATTGGTAAAGTTGGAGGAGAAACATTACATGAATAAAATTCATAACCAACGAAACATTTCATTCTTTAACAAGCTTCCCCATGAGAGGGTAAATGGGTTACAACAACAGAAGATGCAGTTTTATCTGTAGAAACTATATAGTAGTAATacattttttcttgaaaaaatgaTACTCAAAAAATTCTGGTAAGACTTCAAGCACACATCAACCACTCTGCTCTGCTTCTTTACCATGTTTGTCTTCGGGAGCAATGTGCGGTTACAAATATGCTTCTTAAGTTCGTTCCTCATATAGAAGAAAAAACCCAGGGAGCAGGTGGAGATCATAATTCTCAAGCCTTGGCATTCTTGAGGACCTTCACAGTCTCCCAAGTGAAATCTGGTTCATCCCGGCCGAAATGCCCATAAGCAGCAGTCTTCTGGTACCTGAAGTTGCCTCCCCTTTTCAGATCAAGGTTAATGGCAATCATCCCTGGCCTGAAGTCGAAATTCTCCTTGATCAGAGCAAGTATGTCCTTGTCTGGAATCGTACCGGTCTTGTAAGTGTCAACAAACACAGACAAAGGCTCCGGAACACCAATTGCATAAGAGACCTGCACAATGCAGCGTCGAGCAAGCCCAGACGCCACAACACTTTTAGCAGCCTGCCTGACTATGTAAGCACCACTGCGGTCCACCTTGGTTGGGTCCTTGCCAGAGAAAGCACCACCACCATGGGCACCCCACCCACCATAAGTGTCGATGATGATCTTGCGGCCAGTGAGGCCTGCGTCACCATGAGGTCCCCCAATGACGAAACGACCAGATGGGTTGAGGTGGAAGATTGTATTTTCATCCATATACTGGGCTGGGATGATTGGCTTGATCACATGCTCCTTCAGGTCCTTGGCAATCTGGTCATTTGTGACAGTCTCATCATGTTGAGTTGAAATGAGAACAGTGTGGACCCTGAGAGGAACCATGGCACCACCTTCATTTTTGTACTCAACAGTCACTTGGGTCTTGCCATCAGGCCTTAGCCACGCGCAGGTCCCATTCTTCCTCACTTCAGTGAGTTTGGCCCCAAGCTTTGTAGCCAGGACATGGGTGAGGGGCATCAGCTCAGGGGTTTCATCTGTGGCATAACCGAACATGTGACCTTGGTCACCAGCTCCAATTTCCTCAGGCTTCTTTGTAAGGTGACCGTGAACACCCTGGGCAATGTCGGGGCTCTGCGACTCAATGTTGACAAGAACATTGCATTTGTCGGCATCAAGACCCACATCAGCTGAAACAAATCCGATGCCTCTGCAGGTGTCTCGGACAATCTTCTCATAGTCCACCTTGGCCTTGGTGGTGATCTCACCAAAGACCATGACCATGTTGGTCTTGGTGCATGTCTCACAGGCAACCTTGCTCTCAGGATCTTGTTCTAGGCAGGCATCAAGGATGGCATCAGAAACCTGGTCGCAGAGCTTGTCTGGGTGGCCCTCGTTGACGGATTCTGAGGTGAATAGGAAGGTATCCATCTCAAGTCTATAGATAAAGGAAGattatttgcataaaaaatgtCAGTTCTTCTATATCAATTAAGAAAATCATattgaaaacagagaaaattaTACAATCATTCTTTATTTCACAGTTTGATTGAACAAGCTACAAACCTTTTTAATTCATACAATAACTATTTGTACTGGTCAAACCTGGAACCTGTGGGAGCCCAAACGTGATACTGATTACTGACACATAATTTGGTTCCAAACCAGAATGAATCACTAAAGTCATATGGTCTACACCAAAATTGGACTCATAATTGAGTCAGTGAAGGTCTGAAGGATAGTGATTGAAACACataaaattgattaaaaccctactattttttttttttaattgcatactctagttcaaaattttggaaacagaacaCATACACATCTATGGAACCAAATCAGGGATCTGCAGAGTATCGAGATGAAATTAATTGAGATTAGTAAATGACTTTTGTAACATAGATTTACAATAAATTCCCAACATGGTCTAATTCAAATCCCATGAACTGATTCAAGCTAGAACGAAGACAGATCTATGAGTAGATCAAAATTGAAAGCAACACAGAACCATAACTTCGAGAGCAAATATTGGCTAAATGGTCAATGGTGGCGTCTGTGTATCTAGATCTAGCAGAAACCAATCAAGATATATTCTacataccaaaaagaaaaacaaacagagCAGGAAAAGAGACAGAGATGGAAGAGCCATATACGCACCTCTTTCGCTCCCTTTCTCTGACAAATCTGAAGGAAGAGTAGACTTTCGAAGAGCTTGTTCGGAAGTAGCACGAAGATGCAAGGAATGGCTGAGAGGTTTATATAGGGATccgaagctctctctctctctctctatctctctatctctctatccCTCTCTTGCCTCGACCCTTCGGTCCCGCTGTCCATGGTTGGCGTAGAAGTAgaatttctttctaaaaaaagaTGGTAAAAGGAGCCGGATCCTCTACGTATCCTTGTTTTGCGGAACCGTGCGGTAGTTTCACATTAGTTAAATTACTGGTACCGATTCGCCCATTGGTTCCGCAGGATTAATTTCCGTAGAGTCTCTGTCACTTTCACTCAACCTCCCATAAACACGTCAGGTCATGTGGGTCCAATTTCTCAGCCAACTTTCGTTTTAGGTGGTTGATGAAATTCACCAACCACACTTTGATCAGCATGACCCCGGTCTCCTATAAATCGAATCGGGCCAATCCTGGTAGATTCTAGGGTTGAACCAGGTCTATTCTAGTCTGATTCGTATCAAAATCGATGGGTACTGATCTAGATCCTCTGACTGAAGCTGGTTCACTGATGGGTCCCCTACGGATTATTTGGACCTGATTCGTGACTAATTGGACCAAAAGTTGTCGATCTCAGATTAGCTTTTGTAGATTGAAAATTCGATCCGGTTTTGATCTgggtcaaaaccaaaccatacaTATGTGAAATTGGATATGGGATTCCAATTCCTTCCCAACCTTTTCACCAAAAAATGTCCTTCCCTACCAACccctttctttcattttgtACCTTTTCTATTATAAAAGATCcactaataattaaacaataaaaaatacatCTTATAGAGTCAAAATCTGACCTACCACATTTGGTCGAAAGAGACTTTTTATTTGAGAGTAATTAACTAAGAAAACACCAATAGGGTCAAAATCTCACCAACCACATTGATCACATGAGAAATATATTCAAGAGTGGAATATTTTTCAATGGATCAAGTTTTGCTTCACCTTCAGGTTCTTTGACACTTAGATGGGGGCATGTTTCACCTTGAATTCAATTCCGATCCATCCTATTGATTCACTCTGAACAACTATTGGTTCTAACTTCTAACCATTCCCAATCGGTTTTTATTGATTCAAATCAGGAATCAAAATTAATCGATTAGATGCCaaatccaagttttaaaaccctcAAGATGGGACTCTCTTgagtggtaaaaaaaaatctgagacCTTCATCAATGGAGGATAGAAGTAATGATGACATCTGAGTGGTAGATGAAGAGATTCTGTGGATCAACGATATGAAGAGATTCGTGGGTCTTTCTATAACTCAGATTCGAACCGGGCAATTCTATTCCAAGCTGATTCGAATTGAGATCGATAGGACCGATTCCTACCcgcctctccctctctctctttctctctctagttaTTTGAAGCATAGTGGAACCACACCGATGGTAGGGCCCATATGGCCAAAATCCAAAGTCCACATTGTTCAACTGAATTGACCCATTAAGATTGGTTCCGTGTCAAAAACCACCGAAGTCCATTCCAAGTCCCAACCATAtgtttctgatgatattgactTATTTTTTGTATACCCACCATTAACAAATATGAATTTTCACCCgtaattttcttattatttttaagcACATGAACTTAATATTATGTCCTATACAGTTGGATGGGTAGCAATTGTGTTCTTAAGTGGCTCCTGTTTGTGTGTTTTACTAAATTTTGGATTTGGTATGGTCTTCATAGCCCACCAGCTAGCTAGAAGTGGTAGAACTGATTCATATTAAATTTGGTTTCAGTGTGAGAAGAGGTGAATTCAGCTCGGTCTTATTTGAATTCGGTTTAGTTTGGTTTTCTCTTATTAGTTTGTTATTGTTTTGATATGGATTTGATttattacacacacacacacacatatatatatatatatatatataccatttACAACCAGGATCACAGGATGAGAGGATTAAGCAGCGAGGGAAGTTCTCAGGCGAAGGAGTTGAGTCTTATCTGTTATTTCATCAGGAAATTTATCAGCAAACTGAATAGCTCATTCTATGGGAATGATGGATCCAAAAGAGATATAGTGTCTCAAGAATCGAACAttagtttgaaataaatttattttctttgtagaAACAACAAGTCCTACTGGTCgaataacaaaaaagaagagacTTAAATGTTTCCACTGTTGAGAAATGTCCTGAGAATatataaggacatcatcaatatacacaattataaactgtGAATATCGATTGAAGATCTGAttcataatattttaaaattcagatGGAGCATTTTTaagaccaaaaggcataacattccattcgtattGACCGAATGGGACAACGAAAGTTGTCTTATACCTATCGTTCTCAGCAATCTGAATTTTCCAGTATCTggacttcatatcaaacttaGAAAATACGCGAGAGGCATATAGTCAGTTGAGAAGATCCctcttattagggataggataccgaatccatttaagaaccttatttaagggtttacagtttatgacaagtctgggtgcacctctttcaatttcagcattattGTTTACATAAAATGCAGTGTAACTCCAATGAGACttacttggtctaataagaCCTTTAGCAAGAAGTTCAGAGATTTCTTTCTGATAGGTTTCCCGTAAAAGATCAGGCATTTGAGCTGCCCGAGCTTTAGTAGGAATCTGATGTTCCAAAAAGGTGTCttcatatggaagagtaacaaTATGAGTTTTCCTAGACCAGAATGCAGTAGGAACGTCTGAACAAACTTTCTTTTCAAGTTGAGCTTGAAAGTTTTTAACTCGAACTTAAAAGATAGggtcattaattttttattgtatgCTTTTTTGTTGAATTTTAGATGATAAAGAGCATATGAACTTTTCTTTGGACTGAATTGAGCCCGGATTTCATTCACCGTATGAATTTTAGGAGGTTCGATGAAATGAAAGGTGATAGGGTGATTTTGAATCACCGAGTGAAGATTAATGGTGTCAATTTGTAATGGATACAGCTAAGATAAAAATGGAGTGCCAAGAAATACAAATTGAGAGAGTCCTTTTATCATTATAAAAGGAGTCTTCAGGCAGTGTCCATTAGTACAGATAGAAGCAGAGAGGAGTTTATATCCGACCTGCATTCTATATCCATCAGTAGTAACCAATTTTTGAGCAGTCTTCTCAAAGTATTTGGAAGGTACAAGTCCTTCGTTAATACAATTAATATCTGCACCTGAATCAATTAAGGCAATAGTTTTTAGGCTAAACTCATGATTAACAACGATGTCAATCATTACATGCCATCGATGAGTTTGAACCTGTTGGATGGTTAAGATTTGAGCGTCATCAGAAGAAACTGCAGCAGGCATTGTAGAGGtactagctactatattttgagttgctagtagatccttaaagGAAGCTTATTCGTCAGAATCTTGCTCAATGACCTATTGAGTATTGTAAAGTTcatgaatttgaattctttgtttaagatcttaaACATCAGTTTTAATGTCGTTGAAATCCTTACGAAATTCCTAAATAGTAGGTTCTCGAGTAAGAGAGGCAGCTATTACCTGAtta
This window encodes:
- the LOC122082595 gene encoding S-adenosylmethionine synthase 1-like; translation: MDTFLFTSESVNEGHPDKLCDQVSDAILDACLEQDPESKVACETCTKTNMVMVFGEITTKAKVDYEKIVRDTCRGIGFVSADVGLDADKCNVLVNIESQSPDIAQGVHGHLTKKPEEIGAGDQGHMFGYATDETPELMPLTHVLATKLGAKLTEVRKNGTCAWLRPDGKTQVTVEYKNEGGAMVPLRVHTVLISTQHDETVTNDQIAKDLKEHVIKPIIPAQYMDENTIFHLNPSGRFVIGGPHGDAGLTGRKIIIDTYGGWGAHGGGAFSGKDPTKVDRSGAYIVRQAAKSVVASGLARRCIVQVSYAIGVPEPLSVFVDTYKTGTIPDKDILALIKENFDFRPGMIAINLDLKRGGNFRYQKTAAYGHFGRDEPDFTWETVKVLKNAKA